Proteins encoded within one genomic window of Kibdelosporangium phytohabitans:
- a CDS encoding ArsR/SmtB family transcription factor — MTDLPHPTRDEIRIEAVLHALADPVRLQLVRALAEVPDDAEGMACGAVDLPISKSTRTHHIRTLREAGVVRVRPKGTIRFTTLRRDDLDALYPGMLDGILAAKH; from the coding sequence ATGACCGATTTGCCCCACCCAACGCGCGATGAAATCCGCATCGAGGCAGTGCTGCACGCGCTCGCCGACCCGGTGCGGCTGCAGTTGGTCAGGGCGCTCGCCGAGGTCCCCGACGATGCGGAGGGCATGGCGTGCGGGGCCGTCGACCTGCCGATCAGCAAGTCGACGCGGACCCACCACATCCGCACCTTGCGCGAGGCGGGCGTGGTGCGCGTGCGCCCGAAAGGCACCATACGGTTCACCACGCTGCGGCGCGACGACCTCGACGCGCTGTACCCGGGCATGCTCGACGGGATTCTCGCCGCCAAGCACTAG
- a CDS encoding BTAD domain-containing putative transcriptional regulator yields the protein MAAEPVEPLRVQVLGTVSAWRGEQRLDLGSGRQCAVFAALAMRANRVVSREDLVASVWGDNPPTGASGSLYTYVSRLRRVLEPDRSRWSGGQTLISAGSGYSLQLGDGRLDVVEFDRLRESANELWNRRDLTAARAAMDAALALWHGEALAGIEGPSAALHRKRLAELKLAALERRAEIMMAAGDTTGAVNELYRLAGAHPLRESLRGLLMTALHRVGRDPEALEVYEETKRILIEQLGIEPGANLRRIHDEIVARRGASVTTTRTPSLATLAMPDVFVSRSGKLSALRNRLVGVLHGTGAAVWVEGEPGIGKSALLAAALGDATDRGGQLLWAGGDEVGRRFPLGLITSCLGVQARSADPRRASVAEALRAGESGDDPLLNAVELLMDLIEQLCGDGPVVLVLDDMQWSDDASLLVWHRMVRLTRQLPLLLVGSARLLPRRAELDQLRSVVSTWGGDLHTLEPLDEAGTAELTGRLLGAEPGPTLRGLTDSAAGNPAFVREIVDALVRDEAITVVDGIADVDDIDTENLTTAQPTLASVVTRRTGHLAGLTKDALRWAALLGVEFDLGDLATVMARPASELIRAIEEAGAAGVLREAGQRFAFRHPLVRRALYEAMPAAVRIALHRQAAETLDGAGAPVSLVAAQLQGAGVPVDAWVTRWLLANTNAVARRSPTSAAELLDRAIASPGLRDEARETLTARLARVLFWLGRDPGVQARAVLAMTNDPDRTAEMRLVLAYLDYLGHDNARAIEALDQVISDPEVPEHWRARHQALRVMVLRSGLDDPAATEPNVLAELSKAVAAKDFFGIGQWSQSLWLTASMLRRHAEALDHINTAIAAISGRPELADLLLSFLDNKMFTLQNLDRLDDAGQTLDAARHLVTRANLPSGPYIAAAVHYFWLGRWDEALADLDSVMRDGPEITFYGLRQHGVIRLLHGAAALIAVHRDDSVSLERHLKLVADLPDPTPEARDNIDFLLMAQALAAEQRGRPAEALDLLAPVLDRGYSQIMLRHQWLPKLVRLALDLGDRDLAARALKLCEEEAAMEVRPARAAAAVQWCRGLIEQDPGALLTVAKHFAVVGRKVEHGMASEDAAILLAADRRLDEAREALHDAVIVFTELGAAWDVRRAESRLAPFGLSTVVVPAGPLSKVEVRIAKLVAAGWPNADIATQLSLSRSTVQMHVSRILRKLGVDSRLAITNDLIGQG from the coding sequence ATGGCGGCGGAGCCGGTTGAGCCCCTGCGCGTCCAAGTGCTGGGCACGGTCAGCGCGTGGCGGGGCGAACAGCGGCTGGACCTGGGATCGGGGCGGCAGTGCGCGGTCTTCGCCGCGCTGGCGATGCGGGCCAACCGGGTCGTCTCCCGTGAGGATCTGGTCGCGTCGGTATGGGGTGACAACCCGCCAACCGGGGCCAGCGGGAGCCTGTACACATATGTCTCGCGGTTGCGTCGAGTGCTCGAACCGGACCGGTCGCGGTGGTCCGGCGGGCAAACCCTGATCTCGGCCGGGTCCGGCTACTCACTGCAACTCGGCGACGGCAGGCTCGACGTGGTCGAGTTCGACCGGCTCAGGGAATCGGCCAACGAGCTGTGGAACCGCAGGGACCTGACAGCGGCCAGAGCCGCGATGGACGCGGCGCTGGCGCTCTGGCACGGCGAGGCCCTCGCGGGCATCGAAGGCCCGTCCGCGGCGCTGCACCGCAAGCGTTTGGCCGAGCTGAAGCTGGCCGCGCTGGAACGCCGGGCCGAGATCATGATGGCAGCGGGCGACACCACCGGCGCGGTGAACGAGCTGTACCGGCTGGCCGGCGCGCACCCGCTGCGGGAAAGCCTGCGCGGGCTGCTGATGACCGCGCTGCACCGCGTCGGCCGGGATCCCGAGGCGCTCGAGGTCTACGAGGAGACCAAACGGATCCTGATCGAGCAGCTCGGCATCGAACCGGGCGCGAACCTGCGCCGCATCCACGACGAGATCGTCGCGCGGCGAGGCGCGTCCGTGACCACGACCCGCACGCCGTCGCTGGCCACCCTCGCCATGCCGGACGTGTTCGTCAGCAGGTCGGGCAAGCTCTCCGCGTTGCGCAACCGCCTGGTCGGCGTGCTGCACGGCACCGGCGCGGCGGTCTGGGTCGAAGGCGAGCCGGGGATAGGCAAGTCGGCGCTGCTGGCCGCGGCGCTCGGGGACGCGACCGACCGCGGCGGCCAGCTGCTGTGGGCGGGAGGCGACGAGGTCGGCAGGCGGTTCCCGCTCGGACTGATCACGTCGTGCCTCGGCGTGCAGGCCCGCTCCGCCGACCCGCGGCGCGCGTCGGTCGCGGAAGCGCTGCGGGCGGGCGAATCCGGCGATGACCCGTTGCTCAACGCGGTCGAGCTGCTGATGGACCTGATCGAACAGCTCTGCGGGGACGGCCCGGTCGTGCTGGTGCTCGACGACATGCAGTGGTCCGACGACGCGAGCCTGCTCGTCTGGCACCGCATGGTCCGCCTGACCCGGCAACTGCCGTTGCTGCTCGTCGGCTCCGCCCGGCTGTTGCCGCGCCGCGCGGAACTGGACCAGCTGCGCTCGGTCGTGTCCACGTGGGGCGGCGACCTGCACACGCTCGAACCGCTCGACGAAGCGGGCACAGCCGAACTGACCGGGCGGCTGCTCGGCGCGGAACCCGGCCCGACCCTGCGCGGCCTGACCGACAGCGCCGCGGGCAACCCGGCGTTCGTCCGCGAGATCGTCGACGCGCTGGTCCGCGACGAGGCGATCACGGTCGTCGACGGCATCGCGGACGTCGACGACATCGACACCGAGAACCTGACCACGGCACAGCCGACGCTGGCGTCGGTCGTCACGCGGCGGACCGGGCACCTGGCCGGCCTCACCAAGGACGCGTTGCGCTGGGCCGCGCTGCTGGGCGTCGAGTTCGACCTCGGCGACCTGGCGACGGTGATGGCACGTCCGGCGTCCGAGCTGATCCGGGCGATCGAGGAGGCCGGCGCCGCGGGTGTGCTGCGGGAAGCCGGTCAGCGCTTCGCGTTCCGCCATCCGCTGGTGCGCCGCGCCCTGTACGAGGCGATGCCCGCGGCCGTGCGGATCGCGTTGCACCGCCAGGCCGCCGAGACGCTCGACGGAGCGGGCGCCCCGGTGTCCCTGGTCGCGGCCCAGTTGCAGGGTGCGGGCGTGCCGGTGGACGCCTGGGTGACGCGCTGGCTGCTGGCCAACACCAACGCGGTCGCCCGCCGGTCGCCGACCAGCGCCGCCGAACTGCTGGACCGCGCCATCGCCAGTCCGGGCCTGCGTGACGAGGCACGCGAGACGCTCACCGCCCGGCTGGCCCGCGTGCTGTTCTGGCTCGGCCGCGACCCGGGTGTGCAGGCGCGTGCGGTGCTCGCGATGACCAACGACCCGGACCGGACCGCGGAGATGCGGCTCGTGCTGGCGTACCTGGACTACCTCGGGCACGACAACGCCCGCGCGATCGAGGCGCTCGACCAGGTGATCAGCGACCCGGAGGTGCCGGAGCACTGGCGGGCACGCCACCAGGCGCTGCGTGTGATGGTGCTCCGCAGCGGGCTCGACGACCCGGCGGCGACCGAGCCGAACGTGCTGGCGGAGCTGAGCAAGGCGGTCGCCGCCAAGGACTTCTTCGGCATCGGCCAGTGGTCGCAGTCGCTCTGGCTGACCGCGTCCATGCTGCGCAGGCACGCCGAGGCGCTCGACCACATCAACACCGCGATCGCGGCGATCTCCGGCAGACCCGAGCTGGCCGACCTGCTGCTGAGCTTCCTCGACAACAAGATGTTCACCCTGCAGAACCTCGACCGGCTCGACGACGCCGGTCAGACCCTCGACGCGGCACGCCACCTGGTGACCAGGGCGAACCTGCCGAGCGGGCCGTACATCGCCGCGGCCGTGCACTACTTCTGGCTCGGCCGGTGGGACGAGGCGCTGGCCGACTTGGACTCGGTGATGCGCGACGGCCCGGAGATCACCTTCTACGGCCTGCGCCAGCACGGCGTGATCCGGCTGCTGCACGGCGCCGCCGCGCTCATCGCGGTGCACCGTGACGACTCGGTCAGCCTGGAACGGCACCTGAAGCTGGTCGCCGACCTGCCGGATCCGACGCCGGAAGCCAGGGACAACATCGACTTCCTGCTGATGGCGCAGGCGCTGGCGGCCGAGCAGCGGGGCCGCCCGGCCGAGGCGCTCGACCTGCTCGCGCCCGTCCTCGACCGCGGTTACTCCCAGATCATGCTGCGCCACCAGTGGCTGCCCAAGCTGGTCCGGCTCGCGCTCGACCTCGGCGACCGGGACCTGGCCGCGCGGGCGTTGAAGCTCTGCGAGGAGGAGGCCGCGATGGAGGTCCGGCCTGCCCGCGCGGCCGCCGCCGTGCAGTGGTGCCGTGGCCTGATCGAGCAGGACCCGGGCGCGTTGCTGACCGTGGCCAAGCACTTCGCCGTCGTCGGCCGGAAGGTCGAGCACGGCATGGCCTCGGAGGACGCGGCGATCCTGCTGGCCGCCGACCGCAGGCTCGACGAGGCCCGCGAAGCACTGCACGACGCGGTGATCGTGTTCACCGAACTCGGTGCGGCGTGGGACGTCCGCCGTGCCGAGTCGCGGCTGGCGCCGTTCGGCCTGAGCACGGTCGTCGTCCCGGCCGGGCCGCTGTCCAAGGTGGAGGTCCGGATCGCCAAGCTGGTCGCGGCGGGCTGGCCGAACGCCGACATCGCCACCCAGCTGTCGCTGTCCCGCAGCACAGTGCAGATGCACGTGTCCCGGATCCTGCGCAAGCTGGGCGTCGACTCGAGGCTGGCGATCACCAACGACCTGATAGGCCAGGGTTGA
- a CDS encoding NAD(P)-dependent oxidoreductase codes for MPAAGQSSVQAGQGARPDAGTGGRRLTLAPSTGAKRGSRRCQTGRVAQPSVGFIGVGVMGTPMARNLLKAGTRLLVWNRTPDKAAALPGAEVAPDAATVFARSDVVILMLANGSAIDAVLSRGAPEFAGKVAGRLIVHMGTTEAEYSRGLEADIVAAGGRYAEAPVSGSRVPAENGELVAMLAGDAGAVDVVRRVIAPMCRETVVCGAVPNGLRMKLAVNVFLITTVTGLAESFQFARSLGLDLGTFVDVLAGGQMASPIMRVKGPKLLAGDYSVQAAIDDVWMNTRLITDAAKASGIPAPLMDVCEQLFAETSALGHGAADMAAVVEAISRRGG; via the coding sequence GTGCCTGCTGCTGGCCAATCGTCCGTCCAAGCGGGACAGGGTGCCCGCCCGGACGCCGGAACTGGCGGTCGCCGACTGACATTGGCCCCTTCTACGGGTGCCAAAAGGGGATCGCGGCGGTGCCAGACTGGCCGGGTGGCACAACCATCCGTGGGATTCATCGGAGTCGGCGTCATGGGCACCCCCATGGCGCGCAACCTCCTGAAGGCCGGAACCCGTCTGCTGGTCTGGAACCGCACGCCGGACAAGGCCGCGGCACTGCCCGGCGCCGAGGTGGCGCCGGACGCCGCGACCGTGTTCGCCCGGTCGGACGTGGTCATCCTGATGCTGGCCAACGGATCCGCGATCGACGCCGTGCTCAGCAGAGGCGCGCCGGAGTTCGCCGGCAAGGTCGCCGGACGGCTCATCGTCCACATGGGAACGACGGAAGCCGAGTACTCGCGAGGCCTCGAAGCCGACATCGTGGCGGCGGGCGGCCGGTACGCCGAAGCGCCGGTGTCCGGTTCCCGCGTGCCCGCGGAGAACGGCGAACTCGTCGCCATGCTCGCCGGTGACGCCGGCGCGGTCGACGTCGTCCGCCGGGTGATCGCGCCGATGTGCCGTGAGACGGTCGTCTGCGGCGCCGTGCCCAACGGGCTGCGGATGAAGCTGGCGGTCAACGTCTTCCTGATCACGACGGTGACCGGGCTGGCCGAGTCCTTCCAGTTCGCCAGGAGCCTCGGCCTGGACCTGGGCACGTTCGTCGACGTGCTGGCCGGTGGGCAGATGGCCAGCCCGATCATGCGGGTCAAGGGCCCGAAGCTGCTCGCGGGGGACTACTCGGTGCAGGCGGCCATCGACGACGTGTGGATGAACACCCGCCTGATCACCGACGCCGCCAAGGCCTCCGGTATCCCCGCGCCGCTGATGGACGTCTGCGAGCAGTTGTTCGCCGAGACGTCGGCGCTCGGCCACGGCGCAGCCGACATGGCCGCCGTGGTCGAGGCGATCAGTCGTCGGGGTGGTTGA
- a CDS encoding RNA polymerase sigma factor — protein sequence MIERVFAEEYGRAVAVLTRVFGDIDIAEEAVQDAFTEAVKRWPETGTPPSPAGWIITTARNRAIDRLRREDKRADKHAQAALLHAEDEPLDAGPVHDDQLRLIFTCCHPSLATAAQVALTLRLLGGLTTAEIARAFLVGEPTMAQRLVRAKGKIRDARIPYRVPSGADLPERLKPVLAVVYLIFNEGYAASSGDRLVREDLCAGAIRLGRLLAELMPGEPEVRGLLGLMLLIGARAPARTTPDGALVRLADQDRAKWDARLLAEGREIVRGCLRRGQPGPYQIQAAINAVHSEDTTDWTQVVRLYDHLLQFTPTPVVALNRAVAVAEVDGPAAALALVDELDLTRLHLFHAIRADLLGRLGRAEEAAAAYDAAIDRTGNAAERDHLRQAKARLPRR from the coding sequence GTGATCGAGCGTGTCTTCGCTGAGGAGTACGGGCGTGCGGTCGCCGTGCTCACGCGGGTCTTCGGCGACATCGACATCGCCGAGGAAGCCGTGCAGGACGCGTTCACCGAGGCGGTCAAGCGCTGGCCGGAGACCGGTACGCCACCGAGCCCGGCCGGCTGGATCATCACCACCGCCCGCAACCGCGCGATCGACCGGCTCCGCCGTGAGGACAAGCGCGCGGACAAGCACGCACAGGCCGCGTTGCTGCACGCCGAGGACGAGCCACTGGACGCCGGGCCTGTCCACGACGACCAGCTGCGGCTGATCTTCACCTGCTGCCACCCGTCGCTGGCCACGGCCGCCCAGGTGGCGTTGACCCTGCGCCTGCTCGGCGGCCTGACCACGGCCGAGATCGCGCGTGCGTTCCTGGTCGGTGAGCCGACGATGGCGCAACGGCTGGTCCGCGCGAAAGGCAAGATCCGCGACGCGCGCATCCCGTACCGGGTGCCGTCCGGCGCCGACCTGCCCGAGCGGCTGAAACCGGTGCTCGCGGTCGTGTACCTGATCTTCAACGAGGGCTACGCCGCCAGCTCGGGCGACCGGCTGGTCCGCGAAGACCTGTGCGCGGGCGCGATCCGGCTCGGCAGGCTGCTGGCCGAGCTGATGCCGGGCGAACCGGAGGTACGCGGCCTGCTCGGGCTGATGCTGCTGATCGGGGCACGCGCGCCCGCCCGTACGACACCGGACGGCGCACTGGTCCGGCTCGCCGACCAGGACCGCGCCAAGTGGGACGCCCGGCTGCTGGCCGAAGGCCGTGAGATCGTCCGGGGCTGCCTGCGGCGCGGGCAGCCGGGGCCGTACCAGATCCAGGCCGCGATCAACGCCGTGCACAGCGAGGACACCACCGACTGGACCCAGGTCGTCCGGCTCTACGACCACCTCCTGCAGTTCACGCCGACGCCGGTGGTCGCGCTCAACCGCGCGGTCGCCGTGGCCGAAGTGGACGGTCCGGCCGCCGCGCTCGCGCTCGTCGACGAGCTGGATCTGACGCGGCTGCACCTGTTCCACGCGATCAGGGCCGATCTGCTCGGCAGACTCGGTCGTGCCGAGGAGGCGGCGGCGGCCTACGACGCCGCCATCGACCGCACCGGCAACGCGGCGGAACGCGACCACCTGCGGCAGGCCAAGGCACGTCTGCCGCGTCGATAA
- a CDS encoding LysE family translocator, with translation MELSILLAFTVASALISLAPGPDMMFIIANGIARGRKAGVIAALGMSTGIAIHTVAAAAGLGALLAAAPVALDVMRVLGAIFLVYLAITTWRASRKASTQAEAPVPQRSMRKMYVMAVLTNLANPKVILFYLAFFPQFISDHGMPPWAQFLTLGAILICVGLAVDATVGFISGALSEFLQRRPAIRRWMDRVSAAIFGALAVRLVADPH, from the coding sequence ATGGAGCTGTCCATCCTGCTGGCGTTCACAGTCGCATCGGCCCTGATCAGCCTGGCCCCCGGGCCGGACATGATGTTCATCATCGCCAACGGGATCGCCCGCGGCCGCAAGGCCGGGGTGATCGCCGCGCTCGGGATGTCCACCGGCATCGCGATCCACACCGTCGCCGCCGCCGCGGGCCTCGGCGCCCTGCTGGCCGCCGCGCCCGTCGCGCTGGACGTCATGCGCGTGCTCGGCGCGATCTTCCTCGTGTACCTGGCGATCACCACGTGGCGCGCGTCGCGCAAGGCTTCCACGCAAGCGGAAGCACCCGTCCCGCAACGGTCCATGCGCAAGATGTACGTGATGGCCGTGCTGACGAACCTGGCGAACCCGAAGGTGATCCTGTTCTACCTCGCGTTCTTCCCGCAGTTCATCAGCGACCACGGCATGCCGCCGTGGGCGCAGTTCCTGACCCTCGGCGCGATCCTGATCTGCGTGGGGCTGGCCGTCGACGCGACCGTCGGGTTCATCTCCGGGGCGCTGTCGGAGTTCCTGCAGCGGCGCCCGGCGATCCGCCGCTGGATGGACCGGGTGTCCGCGGCGATCTTCGGCGCCCTGGCGGTTCGCCTGGTCGCCGACCCCCACTAG
- a CDS encoding MFS transporter, which produces MSPRTYLLAAGAFAVGTSGYIVTGVLPAISRDLNVSPATAGQLVTAFALAYAIASPLLAAVTGRWERRRLLVIALLVSAVGNALAAVAPSYELLLVARVISALGAAIYTPSATVVATTLNPPDHRGRAVAIVFGGLTFSLVLGVPAGNLLGGSLGYQGVFVLVAAVSVLGAVAVRVGIPTVAAPPTVKFRDRFTIAADRRVQYVLAITVLGCLAAMSVFTYIAPLLGEIADVHGTTVSLLLVTYGVGAAIGNTVGGRVTDRFGSRRPLLVIMSVFVVILATLPLTAVSAVSAGIVLFVWGVFTWSFNPPVQNWLIELSPANSGLLLSLNASGIYLGVGLSGIFGGVVINTAGLGALPPIAAIVAAPALLCLLLANRPSKRDRVPARTPELAVAD; this is translated from the coding sequence TTGTCTCCACGCACCTACCTGCTCGCCGCCGGTGCGTTCGCCGTCGGCACGAGCGGGTACATCGTCACCGGAGTACTCCCGGCCATCAGCCGGGACCTGAACGTCTCGCCCGCGACGGCCGGGCAGCTCGTCACCGCGTTCGCCCTCGCGTACGCCATCGCCTCGCCACTGCTGGCCGCCGTCACCGGACGCTGGGAACGCCGCCGCCTGCTGGTCATCGCACTGCTGGTCAGCGCGGTCGGCAACGCGCTCGCCGCGGTCGCGCCGTCCTACGAACTCCTGCTCGTGGCCCGCGTGATCAGCGCGCTCGGAGCCGCGATCTACACCCCGTCCGCCACCGTCGTCGCCACCACGCTCAACCCGCCGGACCATCGGGGACGGGCGGTCGCGATCGTCTTCGGCGGGCTCACGTTCTCCCTCGTTCTGGGCGTACCCGCGGGCAACCTGCTCGGCGGCAGCCTCGGCTACCAGGGCGTCTTCGTGTTGGTGGCAGCCGTGTCGGTGCTGGGCGCGGTCGCCGTACGCGTGGGCATCCCGACCGTCGCCGCACCGCCGACGGTCAAGTTCCGCGACCGGTTCACCATCGCGGCGGACAGGCGCGTCCAGTACGTGCTCGCCATCACCGTCCTCGGCTGCCTCGCCGCCATGAGCGTGTTCACGTACATCGCGCCGCTGCTGGGTGAGATCGCCGACGTGCACGGGACCACGGTCAGCCTGCTGCTGGTGACCTACGGCGTCGGCGCCGCCATCGGCAACACCGTGGGTGGCCGCGTCACGGACAGGTTCGGCAGCAGGCGACCGCTGCTGGTGATCATGAGCGTGTTCGTCGTGATCCTCGCGACGCTGCCGCTCACGGCGGTGTCGGCCGTGTCCGCCGGGATCGTGCTGTTCGTGTGGGGCGTGTTCACGTGGTCGTTCAACCCGCCGGTCCAGAACTGGCTGATCGAGCTGTCCCCGGCCAACAGCGGGCTGTTGTTGTCGCTCAACGCGTCCGGCATCTACCTCGGCGTCGGCCTCTCGGGCATCTTCGGCGGCGTGGTGATCAACACGGCCGGGCTGGGCGCGCTGCCGCCGATCGCCGCGATCGTCGCCGCACCGGCCCTGCTGTGCCTGCTGCTGGCCAATCGTCCGTCCAAGCGGGACAGGGTGCCCGCCCGGACGCCGGAACTGGCGGTCGCCGACTGA
- a CDS encoding helix-turn-helix transcriptional regulator has product MERVKVVIQATDPITYVGLSSYLQQRPEVIVVDQRDEAAVQVLSTERVGPEALARLRNSVAEGGLPTVLMTGELGEGPLLTLVECHVVAILPKNSVTGDQLVDCVVAAASGNGVMPRDVLGTLLRRIKVLQREVLAPNGLSASGLEPREVDVLRLIAEGWGTEEIAKELAYSERTVKNVIFNMTSRLHLRNRAHAVAYALRAGVI; this is encoded by the coding sequence ATGGAACGGGTAAAGGTCGTCATACAAGCCACCGACCCCATCACGTACGTGGGGTTGTCCAGCTACCTGCAGCAGAGACCCGAAGTGATCGTGGTCGACCAGCGCGACGAGGCAGCGGTCCAGGTGCTGTCCACCGAGCGGGTCGGACCGGAGGCGTTGGCGCGGTTGCGCAACTCGGTCGCCGAAGGCGGGCTGCCGACCGTGCTGATGACCGGGGAACTCGGCGAGGGGCCGCTGCTGACCCTGGTCGAGTGCCACGTCGTCGCGATCCTGCCGAAGAACTCGGTGACGGGTGACCAGTTGGTCGACTGCGTCGTCGCCGCCGCGTCGGGCAACGGCGTGATGCCGCGTGACGTGCTCGGCACGCTGCTGCGCCGGATCAAGGTCCTGCAGCGGGAAGTGCTGGCACCCAACGGGTTGAGCGCGTCCGGCCTCGAACCGCGCGAGGTCGACGTGTTGCGGCTGATCGCGGAGGGGTGGGGCACCGAGGAGATCGCCAAGGAACTGGCGTACTCCGAGCGGACGGTCAAGAACGTCATCTTCAACATGACGAGCAGGCTGCACCTGCGAAACCGGGCGCACGCGGTCGCGTACGCCCTGCGCGCCGGCGTTATCTAG